A single Phycisphaerales bacterium DNA region contains:
- a CDS encoding cytochrome c, producing MNTPINTTRSLLLALAGAAALSGLAACRGDREEKPPRQFFPDMDDQPKWKPQEKSQFFPDGRTMRQPVQGAVPFGNDGWSTNPNDPNVNPFAGARAGFLKEDEGTFQGVSGKQYLPIIPVEVTEQLVHEGATNFNIYCAVCHGYTGDGKGLVGAYFTVAPVNLHDPKYKQGGEDPLNRDGYIFSVIRNGVRSMPAYGHALSEHESWGVVAYIRALQASQEGTLQDVPEAQRAALEQELNRPDPTPAPAPAAPAAGPATPQGQPTQTPAPATTGGGR from the coding sequence ATGAACACACCGATCAACACAACCCGCTCGCTGCTCCTGGCCCTCGCCGGCGCTGCCGCCCTCTCCGGCCTCGCCGCCTGCCGCGGCGACCGCGAAGAGAAGCCCCCGCGCCAATTCTTCCCCGACATGGACGACCAGCCCAAGTGGAAGCCGCAGGAAAAGAGCCAGTTCTTCCCCGACGGCCGCACCATGCGGCAGCCCGTCCAGGGCGCCGTCCCCTTCGGCAACGACGGCTGGTCCACCAACCCCAACGACCCCAACGTGAACCCCTTCGCCGGCGCCCGCGCCGGCTTCCTCAAGGAGGACGAGGGCACGTTCCAGGGCGTCTCCGGCAAGCAGTACCTGCCCATCATCCCCGTTGAGGTCACCGAGCAGCTCGTCCACGAGGGCGCCACCAACTTCAACATTTACTGCGCCGTCTGCCACGGCTACACCGGCGACGGCAAGGGCCTCGTCGGCGCCTACTTCACCGTCGCCCCCGTCAACCTCCACGACCCCAAGTACAAGCAGGGCGGCGAGGACCCCCTCAACCGCGACGGCTACATCTTCAGCGTCATCCGCAACGGTGTGCGCTCCATGCCCGCCTACGGGCACGCCCTGAGCGAGCATGAGTCCTGGGGCGTCGTCGCCTACATCCGCGCCCTCCAGGCCTCGCAGGAAGGCACGCTGCAGGACGTCCCTGAAGCCCAGCGCGCCGCCCTCGAGCAGGAACTGAACCGGCCCGACCCCACGCCCGCGCCCGCCCCGGCCGCACCCGCCGCCGGCCCCGCAACGCCCCAGGGCCAGCCCACGCAGACACCCGCACCCGCGACCACAGGAGGTGGCCGATGA
- a CDS encoding DUF3341 domain-containing protein produces MAQARVYVTEAGEPIYGIMAEFATPADLFHAAEKVRDAGYRRWDSYSPFPVHGMEEAMGIQRTKLPVLVAGGAFTGVFLAYLMQWWMSHEDYPLVVQGKPFGSLFDGGWQSFVPITFELGILFAAFTALIGMLAMNGLPRWHHPLLKKERFLAASEDRFFVCIEASDPAFEPDKTRALLEAAGATSIELVEE; encoded by the coding sequence ATGGCCCAGGCCCGCGTCTACGTCACCGAGGCCGGCGAGCCCATCTACGGCATCATGGCCGAGTTCGCCACGCCCGCCGACCTCTTCCACGCCGCCGAGAAGGTCCGCGACGCCGGCTACCGCCGGTGGGACTCCTACTCGCCTTTCCCCGTGCACGGCATGGAAGAGGCCATGGGCATCCAGCGCACCAAGCTCCCCGTGCTGGTCGCCGGCGGCGCCTTCACCGGCGTCTTCCTCGCCTACCTCATGCAGTGGTGGATGAGCCACGAGGACTACCCCCTCGTCGTCCAGGGCAAGCCCTTCGGCAGCCTCTTCGATGGCGGCTGGCAGAGCTTCGTCCCCATCACCTTCGAGCTGGGCATCCTCTTCGCCGCCTTCACCGCCCTCATCGGCATGCTCGCGATGAACGGCCTGCCCCGCTGGCACCACCCCCTGCTCAAGAAGGAGCGCTTCCTCGCCGCCAGCGAGGACCGCTTCTTCGTCTGCATCGAGGCCAGCGACCCCGCCTTCGAGCCCGACAAGACCCGCGCCCTGCTCGAGGCCGCCGGCGCCACCAGCATCGAGTTGGTTGAGGAGTAA
- a CDS encoding TAT-variant-translocated molybdopterin oxidoreductase, with amino-acid sequence MSNLDQCPSTTKGEKKRPSKAELALLPAVAGSVHAPAGLRAWRSLDEVADTAEFRDFLEREFPAGASELERSESDTAEGGETRRQFLKVMGASIALAGAATIPGCRRPEHKIMPYSREVPEEIIPGKPLFYATSFARPDGGAEGLLVETHEGRPTKIEGNPLHPLNQGKPSIWAMASILGLYDPDRLKFPVYLNPARKERLPASWDDFKTWANQNLSQYDGNGGQGLAVLADKKSSPSRQAAIAAFRQKYPRAMWVSYSPLESTGMTEGTRAAFGAPMREQLNITRDNTRVVVSLDRDFLSKDPAETRNSRQFAATRMVLSTKDTMSRLYCVECGFSTTGAQADHRLRLSPLRVTAFAVALAQQILRQGVAGGDAAALSSAIANVQVPPFSTNADELKQQQLFLQECAKDLIDAANRGKSLILAGESQPPAVHALVIAMNAALGNLGASVSYLPMGEEEAASSIAGIQQLAQAMGTGAIRTLVCINTNPVYDAPGDLKFNDLFARVPHTITLTTEATETAAASTWALNASHYLESWGDTQAWDGTLAPVQPMIAPLYEPSLSDLEFIAYLTNRAAERIDGYELVRATWQRILQGDFEKAWRRALHDGVVANTSQSVQRPNVNFGNIAGLLQNLGNLSSQGLEVVFQSGMTADGRYANISWLQELPDPASKVVWDNPILMSPRTAMELNCEPASFNEQDPNQIYTKEKYPHGKLITLTVNGVTVTGPVWVLPGMADMTAICMFGYGRQSAGLVGDGVGFNAFPLRTTAAIGGRTLSNVEKGDAPGYHMIASTQNHWSMEGRTSIVRAVDLPRFQKFGDSVMPVAHLGMQDTLNFGEQLGELSHTPPNVSIYKNPFNKSVDEPKPDAMYSKGPQWAMTIDQTVCTGCGACTLACQAENNIPVVGKKEVAKGREMHWIRVDRYFVSDVVAGKMTDVNNPVAMYTQPVLCVHCENAPCETVCPVNATVHGPEGINYMTYNRCIGTRYCANNCPYKVRRFNFFDYGVTKFNGSYYGKDAIDKVGGVIPGQGTGITGSGQHNQLNPNLIPPRLRQKLDEIERMQKNPNVTVRSRGVMEKCSYCIQRINAARIETKLQNLPGIPDGFFQVACQQACPTDAITFGDQLDKGSRVHAMRKNARSYALLGYLNTRPRTSHMVRVMNPKRELCSADRVAEWDKPLGHGEHDHGGHPDADHPGKTSFVSPSRQRDDRGYALSLRVLGAKA; translated from the coding sequence ATGAGCAACCTCGATCAATGCCCTTCCACGACCAAGGGTGAGAAGAAGCGCCCCTCCAAGGCCGAGCTCGCGCTCCTGCCCGCCGTCGCCGGCAGCGTGCACGCCCCCGCCGGCCTGCGCGCCTGGCGCAGCCTCGATGAAGTCGCCGACACCGCCGAGTTCCGCGACTTCCTCGAGCGCGAGTTCCCCGCCGGCGCTTCCGAGCTCGAGCGCAGCGAGAGCGACACCGCCGAGGGCGGCGAGACCCGCCGCCAGTTCCTCAAGGTCATGGGCGCTTCCATCGCCCTCGCGGGCGCGGCCACCATCCCCGGCTGCCGCCGCCCCGAGCACAAGATCATGCCCTACTCGCGCGAGGTGCCCGAGGAGATCATCCCCGGCAAGCCCCTCTTCTACGCGACCAGCTTCGCCCGCCCCGACGGCGGCGCCGAGGGCCTGCTCGTCGAGACGCACGAAGGCCGCCCCACCAAGATCGAGGGCAACCCGCTCCACCCGCTGAACCAGGGCAAGCCGTCGATCTGGGCCATGGCCAGCATCCTGGGCCTCTATGACCCCGACCGCCTGAAGTTCCCCGTCTACCTCAACCCCGCCCGCAAGGAGCGCCTGCCCGCCTCCTGGGACGACTTCAAGACCTGGGCCAACCAGAACCTGTCGCAGTACGACGGCAACGGCGGTCAGGGCCTCGCGGTCCTTGCCGACAAGAAGAGCAGCCCCAGCCGCCAGGCCGCGATTGCCGCCTTCCGCCAGAAGTACCCGCGGGCGATGTGGGTCTCCTATTCGCCCCTCGAGTCCACCGGCATGACCGAGGGCACCCGCGCCGCCTTCGGCGCGCCGATGCGCGAGCAGCTCAACATCACCCGCGACAACACCCGCGTCGTGGTGAGCCTTGACCGCGACTTCCTCTCCAAGGACCCGGCCGAGACCCGCAACTCCCGCCAGTTCGCCGCGACCCGCATGGTGCTTTCGACCAAGGACACCATGAGCCGCCTCTACTGCGTCGAGTGCGGCTTCAGCACCACCGGCGCACAGGCCGACCACCGCCTCCGCCTCTCGCCCCTCCGCGTCACCGCCTTCGCCGTCGCCCTCGCCCAGCAGATCCTCCGTCAGGGCGTCGCCGGTGGCGACGCCGCGGCCCTCTCCTCCGCCATCGCCAACGTCCAGGTCCCGCCCTTCAGCACCAACGCCGACGAGCTCAAGCAGCAGCAGCTCTTCCTGCAGGAGTGCGCCAAGGACCTCATCGACGCCGCCAACCGCGGCAAGTCCCTCATCCTCGCAGGTGAGAGCCAGCCCCCCGCCGTGCACGCCCTGGTCATCGCGATGAACGCGGCCCTGGGCAACCTCGGCGCCAGCGTCTCCTACCTCCCCATGGGTGAGGAAGAAGCCGCGTCCTCGATCGCCGGCATCCAGCAGCTCGCGCAGGCAATGGGCACGGGCGCTATTCGCACCCTGGTGTGCATCAACACCAACCCCGTCTACGACGCCCCGGGCGACCTCAAGTTCAACGACCTCTTCGCCCGCGTCCCCCACACCATCACGCTGACCACCGAGGCCACCGAGACCGCCGCGGCCTCCACGTGGGCCCTCAACGCCTCGCACTACCTCGAGAGCTGGGGCGACACCCAGGCCTGGGACGGCACCCTGGCCCCTGTGCAGCCGATGATCGCGCCGCTCTACGAGCCCAGCCTCAGCGACCTCGAGTTCATCGCCTACCTCACCAACCGCGCCGCCGAGCGCATCGACGGGTACGAGCTCGTCCGCGCCACCTGGCAGCGCATCCTCCAGGGCGACTTCGAGAAGGCCTGGCGCCGCGCCCTGCACGACGGCGTCGTCGCCAACACCAGCCAGAGCGTGCAGCGCCCCAATGTCAACTTCGGCAACATCGCCGGCCTCCTCCAGAACCTCGGCAACCTCAGCAGCCAGGGCCTTGAGGTCGTCTTCCAGAGCGGCATGACCGCCGACGGCCGCTACGCCAACATCTCCTGGCTCCAGGAGCTCCCCGACCCCGCCAGCAAGGTCGTGTGGGACAACCCCATCCTGATGAGCCCGCGCACCGCGATGGAGCTCAACTGCGAGCCCGCCTCCTTCAACGAGCAGGACCCCAACCAGATCTACACCAAGGAGAAGTACCCGCACGGCAAGCTCATCACGCTCACCGTGAACGGCGTCACTGTCACCGGCCCGGTCTGGGTCCTCCCCGGCATGGCCGACATGACCGCGATCTGCATGTTCGGCTACGGCCGCCAGAGCGCCGGCCTGGTCGGCGACGGCGTGGGCTTCAACGCCTTCCCCCTTCGCACCACCGCCGCCATCGGCGGCCGCACGCTGAGCAACGTCGAGAAGGGTGACGCCCCCGGCTACCACATGATCGCCAGCACGCAGAACCACTGGTCGATGGAGGGCCGCACGAGCATCGTCCGCGCCGTCGACCTCCCCCGTTTCCAGAAGTTCGGCGACTCCGTCATGCCTGTCGCCCATCTCGGGATGCAGGACACGCTCAACTTCGGCGAGCAGCTCGGCGAGCTCTCCCACACCCCGCCCAACGTCTCCATCTACAAGAACCCCTTCAACAAGAGCGTCGACGAGCCCAAGCCCGACGCCATGTACAGCAAGGGCCCCCAGTGGGCCATGACCATCGACCAGACGGTCTGCACCGGCTGCGGCGCCTGCACCCTGGCCTGCCAGGCGGAGAACAACATCCCCGTCGTCGGCAAGAAGGAAGTGGCCAAGGGGCGCGAGATGCACTGGATCCGCGTCGACCGCTACTTCGTCAGCGATGTCGTCGCCGGCAAGATGACCGACGTCAACAACCCCGTCGCCATGTACACCCAGCCCGTGCTGTGCGTGCACTGCGAGAACGCCCCCTGCGAGACCGTCTGCCCGGTGAACGCCACCGTGCACGGCCCCGAGGGCATCAACTACATGACCTACAACCGCTGCATCGGCACGCGGTACTGCGCCAACAACTGCCCTTACAAGGTCCGCCGCTTCAACTTCTTCGACTACGGCGTCACCAAGTTCAACGGCTCCTACTACGGCAAGGACGCCATCGACAAGGTCGGCGGCGTCATCCCCGGCCAGGGCACCGGCATCACCGGCAGCGGCCAGCACAACCAGCTCAACCCCAACCTCATCCCCCCGCGCCTCCGCCAGAAGCTCGACGAGATCGAGCGCATGCAGAAGAACCCCAACGTCACCGTCCGCAGCCGCGGCGTGATGGAGAAGTGCTCCTACTGCATCCAGCGCATCAACGCCGCCCGCATCGAGACCAAGCTCCAGAACCTGCCCGGCATCCCCGACGGGTTCTTCCAGGTCGCCTGCCAGCAGGCCTGCCCCACCGACGCCATCACCTTCGGTGACCAGCTTGACAAGGGCAGCCGCGTCCACGCCATGCGGAAGAACGCCCGCAGCTACGCCCTGCTCGGGTACCTCAACACCCGCCCGCGCACCAGCCACATGGTCCGCGTCATGAACCCCAAGCGCGAGCTCTGCTCCGCCGACCGCGTCGCCGAGTGGGACAAGCCCCTGGGACACGGCGAGCACGACCACGGCGGCCACCCTGACGCCGACCACCCCGGCAAGACCTCCTTCGTTAGTCCCTCCCGTCAACGCGACGACCGCGGCTACGCCCTGAGCCTGCGCGTCCTCGGAGCCAAGGCATGA
- the nrfD gene encoding NrfD/PsrC family molybdoenzyme membrane anchor subunit, with amino-acid sequence MSDLPPDQLNAQRLAGMARPPAPEPVDPALGDGTLIDDPGKRPPLVLNNRTFKEVSDIICGYAENKPPRWWLPALMLAGTVAGLGGLFIGYLIITGIGTWGLTNQVDWAWDITNFVFWIGIGHAGTLISAILCLLKQKWRTAVNRAAEAMTIFAVICAATFPGIHVGRQWMAWMLFPLPNANAIWPNFRSPLLWDVFAVSTYGTVSLLFWYMGMIPDLATLRDRADRRLRIATDGGPILLPFVPLRTDKIRAWVYGFLALGWRFSSRHWHRYEAAYLILAGISTPLVLSVHSIVSFDFATSVLPGWHTTIFPPYFVAGAIFGGFAMVLMLLIPARELYPNMKDFITLRHLENMAKIILVTGMIVGFAYSMEFFIAWYSGNKFEKETFINRAFGPYWWAYWSMISCNVLSPQVFWNKKMRTNPVVIFAVATFVTIGMWFERFVIIVTSLHRAFLPGEWHMFHPTLVDIMIFVGSFGVFVTLFLLFLRFLPVFAMAELKAVLPQASPHPEEHGSAAYGLGHSPLQVPSTKGGH; translated from the coding sequence ATGAGCGACCTGCCTCCCGATCAACTCAACGCGCAGCGCCTGGCGGGCATGGCCCGCCCGCCCGCGCCCGAGCCGGTGGACCCGGCCCTGGGCGACGGCACGCTCATCGACGACCCGGGCAAGCGCCCCCCGCTGGTCCTCAACAACCGCACCTTCAAAGAGGTCAGCGACATCATCTGCGGCTACGCCGAGAACAAGCCGCCGCGCTGGTGGCTGCCCGCGCTCATGCTCGCCGGCACCGTCGCCGGCCTGGGCGGCCTCTTCATCGGCTACCTCATCATCACCGGCATCGGCACCTGGGGCCTCACCAACCAGGTCGACTGGGCCTGGGACATCACCAACTTCGTGTTCTGGATCGGTATCGGCCACGCCGGCACGCTGATCTCCGCCATCCTCTGCCTCCTCAAGCAGAAGTGGCGCACCGCCGTCAACCGCGCCGCCGAGGCCATGACCATCTTCGCCGTCATCTGCGCCGCCACCTTCCCCGGCATCCACGTCGGGCGTCAGTGGATGGCCTGGATGCTCTTCCCACTCCCCAACGCCAACGCCATCTGGCCTAACTTCCGCTCGCCGCTGCTGTGGGACGTCTTCGCCGTCTCCACCTACGGCACCGTCTCGCTGCTCTTCTGGTACATGGGCATGATCCCCGACCTGGCCACCCTGCGTGACCGGGCCGACCGCCGCCTCCGCATCGCCACCGACGGCGGGCCCATCCTCCTCCCCTTCGTCCCCCTCCGCACCGACAAGATCCGCGCCTGGGTCTACGGCTTCCTCGCCCTGGGCTGGCGTTTCAGCAGCCGCCACTGGCACCGCTACGAGGCCGCGTACCTCATCCTCGCCGGCATCAGCACGCCGCTCGTGCTCTCGGTGCACTCGATCGTGTCCTTCGACTTCGCGACCTCGGTGCTCCCCGGCTGGCACACCACGATCTTCCCGCCCTACTTCGTGGCCGGCGCCATCTTCGGCGGCTTCGCCATGGTGCTCATGCTGCTCATCCCGGCGCGTGAGCTCTACCCCAACATGAAGGACTTCATCACCCTCAGGCACCTGGAGAACATGGCCAAGATCATCCTCGTCACGGGCATGATCGTCGGGTTCGCCTACTCCATGGAGTTCTTCATCGCCTGGTACAGCGGCAACAAGTTCGAGAAGGAGACCTTCATCAACCGCGCCTTCGGCCCCTACTGGTGGGCCTACTGGTCGATGATCTCCTGCAACGTTCTCAGCCCCCAGGTGTTCTGGAACAAGAAGATGCGCACCAACCCGGTGGTCATCTTCGCCGTCGCCACCTTCGTCACCATCGGCATGTGGTTCGAGCGCTTCGTGATCATCGTCACCAGCCTCCACCGCGCCTTCCTCCCCGGCGAGTGGCACATGTTCCACCCCACCCTCGTCGACATCATGATCTTCGTCGGCAGCTTCGGCGTCTTCGTCACCCTCTTCCTCCTCTTCCTCCGCTTCCTCCCCGTCTTCGCCATGGCCGAGCTCAAGGCCGTCCTGCCCCAGGCCAGCCCGCACCCCGAGGAGCACGGCTCCGCGGCGTACGGCCTGGGCCACTCTCCGCTCCAGGTTCCTTCCACCAAGGGGGGTCACTGA
- a CDS encoding cytochrome c3 family protein, which produces MSVIFPKWTNVLPTVIAIGAVGVLTSVVGGFWYYATPKFFRVGYMPTQPGGGFNHQIHAGKLGMDCRYCHTHVEESTEANIPNVATCYGCHKEGSLSLYNTSEAHKQKTEFIRQAYVADAPIEWVRIHKLPDYVRNFPHHVHLKAGVSCFSCHGQITAMPIVYEAEPLSMSWCLDCHRSPEKAVLEPEHRNKLTRLWWVEDHLARRASGETPISQSILQSLEKTPPPENCGACHY; this is translated from the coding sequence GTGTCGGTGATCTTCCCCAAGTGGACCAACGTGCTCCCCACCGTCATCGCCATCGGTGCCGTGGGAGTCCTGACCAGTGTCGTCGGCGGCTTCTGGTACTACGCCACGCCCAAGTTCTTCCGCGTCGGCTACATGCCCACGCAGCCCGGGGGCGGCTTCAACCACCAGATCCACGCCGGCAAGCTCGGCATGGACTGCCGCTACTGCCACACCCACGTCGAAGAGTCGACCGAGGCCAACATCCCCAACGTCGCGACCTGCTACGGCTGCCACAAGGAAGGCTCGCTCAGCCTCTACAACACCAGCGAGGCCCACAAGCAGAAGACCGAGTTCATCCGCCAGGCCTACGTCGCCGACGCCCCCATCGAGTGGGTCCGCATCCACAAGCTCCCCGACTACGTCCGCAACTTCCCCCACCACGTCCACCTCAAGGCCGGCGTCAGCTGCTTCTCCTGCCACGGCCAGATCACCGCCATGCCCATCGTCTACGAAGCCGAGCCGCTCTCCATGAGCTGGTGCCTCGACTGCCACCGCAGCCCCGAGAAGGCCGTGCTCGAGCCTGAGCACCGCAACAAGCTCACCCGCCTCTGGTGGGTGGAGGACCACCTCGCCCGGCGCGCAAGCGGCGAGACCCCCATCAGCCAGTCCATCCTCCAGTCCCTCGAGAAGACCCCGCCCCCGGAGAACTGCGGCGCCTGCCACTACTAG